Proteins encoded together in one Deinococcus hopiensis KR-140 window:
- a CDS encoding argininosuccinate synthase has protein sequence MTQTQPQNRPKIVLAYSGGLDTSIILKWLQTERGYDVVCFTADLGQGDEVEQARVKALNTGAVAAYALDLREEFIRDYVFPMFRSAALYEGYYLLGTSIARPLIAKKMVEIAGQEGAVAVSHGATGKGNDQVRFEMTAYALKPDIVTVAPWRDWEFQGRADLEAFAHEHGIPVPTTKKDPWSTDANMLHISYEGGILEDPWAEPPAHMFKLTVSPEEAPNEPEYVEVEFENGDPVAINGARLTPAALLEKANEIGGRHGVGRIDLVENRFVGMKSRGVYETPGGTLLYHARRAVESLTLDREVLHQRDALAPKYAELVYNGFWFAPEREALQVYFDHVAQTVTGTARLKLYKGNCIVVGRKAERSLYDKDLVSFEAGGDYNQHDAGAFIKLNALRMRVQARVEAKAQAGQEKETAQV, from the coding sequence ATGACGCAGACACAGCCCCAGAACCGGCCCAAGATCGTCCTCGCTTACAGCGGCGGGTTGGATACGTCCATCATCCTCAAGTGGCTCCAGACCGAGCGTGGGTACGACGTGGTGTGCTTCACCGCGGACCTCGGCCAGGGCGATGAGGTGGAGCAGGCGCGCGTCAAGGCGCTGAACACAGGTGCGGTGGCCGCCTACGCGCTCGACCTGCGCGAGGAATTCATCCGCGACTACGTGTTTCCCATGTTCCGCTCGGCGGCGCTGTATGAGGGCTACTACCTGCTGGGCACGTCCATCGCCCGGCCCCTGATCGCCAAGAAGATGGTGGAGATCGCGGGTCAGGAGGGAGCCGTTGCCGTGTCCCACGGAGCCACCGGCAAGGGCAACGATCAGGTGCGCTTCGAGATGACGGCGTATGCCCTCAAGCCTGACATCGTGACCGTCGCTCCGTGGCGCGACTGGGAATTTCAGGGCCGCGCGGACCTCGAAGCCTTCGCGCACGAGCACGGCATCCCGGTGCCCACCACCAAGAAAGACCCCTGGTCCACCGACGCGAATATGCTGCATATCTCCTACGAGGGCGGCATTCTCGAAGACCCCTGGGCCGAGCCGCCCGCCCACATGTTCAAGCTGACGGTCAGCCCCGAGGAGGCCCCGAACGAGCCCGAATACGTGGAGGTGGAGTTTGAGAACGGCGATCCCGTCGCCATCAACGGGGCGCGCCTGACCCCCGCTGCCCTGCTGGAGAAGGCCAACGAGATCGGCGGACGGCACGGCGTGGGCCGGATTGACCTGGTGGAAAACCGCTTCGTGGGCATGAAGTCGCGCGGGGTGTACGAGACGCCCGGGGGCACGCTGCTGTACCACGCCCGCCGCGCGGTGGAAAGCCTGACCCTGGACCGCGAGGTGCTGCACCAGCGTGACGCGCTGGCCCCTAAATACGCGGAACTCGTCTACAACGGTTTCTGGTTCGCCCCGGAGCGCGAGGCGCTGCAGGTGTACTTCGACCACGTGGCCCAGACGGTTACGGGCACCGCCCGCCTGAAGCTGTACAAGGGCAACTGCATCGTCGTGGGCCGCAAGGCCGAGCGCAGCCTGTACGACAAAGACCTCGTGTCCTTTGAGGCGGGCGGCGACTACAACCAGCACGACGCCGGGGCCTTTATCAAGCTCAATGCGCTGCGGATGCGCGTACAGGCGCGGGTGGAGGCGAAGGCACAGGCCGGGCAGGAGAAGGAAACGGCGCAGGTTTAG
- a CDS encoding GNAT family N-acetyltransferase, which produces MILPEEYILRWATADDAPIISAHRAAMFSDMGVEYREEVAQFTPWVEERLRSGSYLGLFIEQEGEVVAGAGLLLLDWPPHFMDLQPLRAYLLNVYTHPPHRGKGLARALTQAAIAETQRRNIRVLSLHASEAGRPIYEKLGFVPTNEMRLTLEAGA; this is translated from the coding sequence GTGATCTTGCCCGAGGAGTACATCTTGCGGTGGGCCACTGCCGACGACGCGCCGATCATATCGGCGCACCGTGCCGCCATGTTCTCCGACATGGGCGTGGAATACCGCGAGGAAGTCGCCCAGTTCACCCCATGGGTGGAGGAGCGGTTGCGCTCAGGCAGCTACCTGGGTCTGTTCATAGAGCAGGAGGGGGAAGTCGTTGCGGGTGCGGGGCTCCTCCTGCTCGACTGGCCCCCGCACTTTATGGACCTTCAGCCGTTGCGCGCCTACCTGCTCAACGTCTATACCCACCCTCCTCACCGGGGAAAGGGCCTCGCGCGGGCACTGACCCAGGCGGCCATCGCCGAGACGCAGCGGCGAAACATCCGCGTCCTGTCGCTGCATGCCTCGGAAGCGGGCCGCCCCATCTACGAGAAGCTCGGCTTCGTCCCCACCAACGAGATGCGCCTGACCCTGGAGGCGGGGGCGTGA
- a CDS encoding GNAT family N-acetyltransferase, whose translation MSLTLRPTTLADAPTFHALMMAAGMDPRSSWSRTTVEDVRRSLGLPDSGGFLALVGERVVGCVGHRPDGAHTLTLNKLATLPEVRGQGLGAALVRSVEEVAVRGGYDRVLLAVSQYNLGVQPFYERLGYRVDGKAVYAFSSPRSPKPVVLVKEVRP comes from the coding sequence GTGAGCCTTACCCTCCGCCCCACCACCCTGGCCGACGCCCCCACGTTCCACGCACTGATGATGGCGGCGGGCATGGACCCCCGCAGCAGCTGGAGCCGCACCACGGTGGAGGATGTGCGGCGTTCCCTCGGATTGCCAGACAGCGGCGGTTTTCTGGCCCTGGTGGGGGAGAGGGTGGTGGGCTGCGTCGGCCATCGCCCGGACGGCGCCCACACCCTGACCCTCAACAAGCTCGCTACCCTGCCGGAAGTGCGGGGGCAGGGTCTTGGCGCGGCGCTGGTGCGCAGCGTGGAGGAAGTGGCGGTGCGGGGCGGGTATGACCGTGTATTGCTGGCCGTCAGCCAGTACAACCTTGGGGTGCAACCCTTTTACGAACGCCTGGGCTACCGCGTCGATGGAAAAGCGGTGTACGCCTTTTCCAGTCCGCGCAGTCCAAAGCCGGTGGTGCTGGTGAAGGAGGTAAGGCCGTGA
- a CDS encoding DinB family protein codes for MSTLLEVVAAALPRLKALTQAQASRKPAPEVWSAKEILGHLIDSGVNNHVRFVRASMEDGLELPGYDQNAWVRVSGWQERPWAEVLALWQAYQMHMAQVIGRLPQESLGHTLRIGGSGPVTLGFVVEDYAAHQLHHLAQVWERAGA; via the coding sequence ATGTCCACGCTCTTGGAGGTTGTCGCCGCTGCCCTGCCCCGCCTGAAAGCCCTTACGCAAGCGCAGGCGAGCCGTAAGCCCGCGCCCGAAGTCTGGAGCGCGAAGGAAATCCTGGGTCACCTGATTGACAGCGGCGTCAACAACCACGTCCGTTTCGTGCGCGCCAGCATGGAAGACGGCCTGGAATTGCCCGGCTATGACCAGAACGCCTGGGTTCGTGTGAGCGGCTGGCAGGAGCGCCCCTGGGCGGAAGTGCTGGCGCTGTGGCAGGCGTATCAAATGCATATGGCGCAGGTGATCGGTCGTCTGCCGCAGGAGAGCCTGGGTCATACCCTCCGCATCGGCGGGAGCGGGCCCGTCACGCTGGGTTTTGTGGTGGAGGACTACGCGGCGCACCAACTCCATCACCTCGCGCAGGTGTGGGAACGGGCCGGCGCGTGA